GCTACAGCGACCGCAGGAAGTTCAGCATGTCCTGTTTCTGCGTATTCGAAAGCTGGTTGAACCGGGCGATCACCGAATTCGCCTCCGATGCGCTGCTCGAACTGCCGCTGGCGTGTGCCTGGATCGCTTCCAGCAGATCCTTGGTGCGGCCATCGTGCAGGAAGAAGATGCGCTGACCGAGCCCCCACAGCGGCGCGGTACGAAATTCCTGCGGGCCGGCCTGTCCCTGTGTGACGCCGTCGGCCAGTCCCGGTCCCATGTTGTGCACGGCGAGGTCGGAGTAGAGGTTCGCGGCCTTGTTGCGCAGTGCGGGGACGGCCGCGTTGCCGGTGTTGAGCGTCGGCGTGTGACACAGCGCGCAGCCTGAGCTGGAGAACAGTGTGCGGCCGTTGGCGATGGACTGCGCGCCGCCGGGCGTGTCGGTGGAAGGCGTGGGCGGCGCCAGGAAGCGCATGAAGAACGTGAACTTCTCGACTGCGCTAAAGGCTTCGAGGGGACTTCCCGCGTCGGGGTTGGTGGCGTCGTTCGGGATCGGAGCGCGCTGACACGCCGCCGTCTGGTTGCGTTCGGACGAAAAGAGCTCGTTGCTGATGCCCATCTCGACGTTGTAGGCCTCACCCGAGAACAGCAGCAGCGACTGGTTCTGGGCCTTCCAGCCGAAGCGGGAGATCGTGCCGTCGTTACCGTTGGTGTTCGCCACGCCTGTGATGGTACCGACGCGAACCCTGTTGGCGCGACCGCCGATCCCGAAGGACCTCTTGCGAGTGCCGTCGGCGTTGAGGTTCGCGAGGATCGCACTGTCCGGAATCTGCTCGATGAGTCCCGCACCGAAGAGCGGCGTGGGAATGCGAAAGATGACATTTCGATTGGCCACGGCCGTCGCGAAATCCTCCTGCCGCAGTCCGCAGCCGGGAACGACGAATAGTGAATGCACGCCGCCGTCGGGCGTGCCGTTCGCGTTGCGCACGAATCGCGCCTCGCGGATCGGCCCGTCGCTCGAAAGGAACGACGGCACCGCGTTTCCCATCTTGCCGGCAAAGACGACTT
The sequence above is a segment of the Betaproteobacteria bacterium genome. Coding sequences within it:
- a CDS encoding thiol oxidoreductase; this encodes MRAGLAVQVCSSSVLVGCFLLPAPGFAQTTAARDPGVRPGPAAAGGPLPFLSRTYVSYFNAGRADFVEVETVEDGLGPTMNLDSCGGCHSQPAIGGTSPALNPPVSVNPQVVFAGKMGNAVPSFLSSDGPIREARFVRNANGTPDGGVHSLFVVPGCGLRQEDFATAVANRNVIFRIPTPLFGAGLIEQIPDSAILANLNADGTRKRSFGIGGRANRVRVGTITGVANTNGNDGTISRFGWKAQNQSLLLFSGEAYNVEMGISNELFSSERNQTAACQRAPIPNDATNPDAGSPLEAFSAVEKFTFFMRFLAPPTPSTDTPGGAQSIANGRTLFSSSGCALCHTPTLNTGNAAVPALRNKAANLYSDLAVHNMGPGLADGVTQGQAGPQEFRTAPLWGLGQRIFFLHDGRTKDLLEAIQAHASGSSSSASEANSVIARFNQLSNTQKQDMLNFLRSL